From the Accumulibacter sp. genome, one window contains:
- a CDS encoding DEAD/DEAH box helicase produces the protein MSTFAPKTYQQQVLDSVEAYFKACHELSSPSIAFAATTERLWGRGNAYNPLSGFPPDMPYFCLRVPTGGGKTWLAAKSVALVNTHLLRCEYSVILWLVPSKPIREQTLRALRDHLHPYHTGLREAGPITVMDLDEAKSVTRATLDTSTTIIVATRQAFQVEDEESRKVYQSSGALMHHFDNLSRTQRDVLLSEGEGTERTTPCSLANVLRQRRPFVVVDEAHNSRTELAFEMLARFRPSGVMELTATPDLEHTPSNVLHSVSAAELKAEEMIKLPVVLETEPNWQQCLADAIGRRDALHKLADEERRAGCPYLRPLVLIQAGPRRAGVETLNVEHVKKELVTNHGIPTSEIVVATGDERGLEQIDAEYKLGIADPACPVKFVITQKALAEGWDCPFAYILVSMASLSSATAVEQLLGRVLRQPGASHRQAKALNQSYAFVVSRNFAETAGALRDRLVAGAGFERREVTEFVTTAKAEQDRLDLEGHSGRVVVRPVAITLTEKLDLRSVSKAVRDKVSWDGKLNTLTISTPLTEDEAEVLKASVASEAAAVAIVEAAEVSRTTAIEFFQTPAELGARFRVPQLALRMQGELQLFDDPEVLDYPWDLSTYDAAPSGDDITALGAGLKISEGGEIDVDAESGKVISRFLPDLQRDLGLVYQPEHWDEVRLATWLCKNLPEPSLTHASKQAFVAKWLTELLRRDGFTPTRANLQKFLLRDLLEARIRDLRRQAVSKTFQQVLFGDDAASRVAVTDQYAFEFQAQAYAPSRDYDGRFGRFDFRKHFYGRVGDFDSKEEFECACWLDVQAQQGRIQFWVRNLVRREGSSFFLQKANGRFYPDFLCQLTGTANQPGPILAVEYKGADRWVTADDDRLIGGLWAALSEGRCRFVMVKDKRWEWIEEKLPRSPVPKN, from the coding sequence ATGAGCACGTTCGCCCCCAAGACCTACCAGCAGCAAGTGCTTGACAGCGTCGAGGCCTATTTCAAGGCCTGCCACGAGCTGTCGTCGCCCTCAATCGCCTTTGCGGCCACCACGGAGCGCTTGTGGGGCCGTGGCAATGCGTACAACCCGCTGTCGGGTTTCCCGCCCGACATGCCGTACTTCTGCCTGCGCGTGCCCACTGGCGGCGGCAAGACCTGGCTGGCGGCCAAGAGCGTGGCGCTGGTCAACACGCACCTGCTGCGCTGCGAATACAGCGTGATCCTATGGCTGGTGCCCAGCAAGCCCATCCGCGAGCAGACCTTGCGCGCCCTTCGCGACCACTTGCACCCGTACCACACGGGGCTGCGCGAGGCCGGTCCCATCACGGTGATGGACCTCGACGAGGCCAAGAGCGTGACCCGTGCGACGTTGGACACCTCGACCACGATCATCGTCGCCACCCGGCAGGCGTTTCAGGTGGAGGACGAGGAGTCCCGCAAGGTGTACCAGAGCAGCGGTGCGCTGATGCACCACTTTGACAACCTCTCGCGCACACAGCGCGACGTTTTGCTGAGCGAGGGCGAAGGCACCGAACGCACGACGCCGTGCTCGCTGGCCAACGTGCTGCGCCAGCGTCGGCCCTTCGTGGTAGTGGACGAGGCGCACAACAGCCGCACCGAGCTGGCTTTCGAAATGCTGGCGCGCTTCCGCCCCAGCGGCGTGATGGAACTGACCGCCACGCCCGACTTGGAACATACGCCCAGCAACGTGCTGCACAGCGTCTCCGCCGCCGAATTGAAGGCGGAGGAAATGATCAAGCTGCCGGTGGTGCTGGAAACCGAACCGAATTGGCAGCAATGCCTAGCCGACGCCATCGGCCGGCGCGACGCGCTGCACAAGCTGGCTGACGAGGAACGCCGCGCGGGCTGCCCCTACCTGCGGCCGCTGGTGCTGATCCAAGCGGGGCCGCGACGCGCCGGGGTGGAGACGCTGAACGTCGAACACGTCAAGAAAGAGTTGGTCACCAACCACGGCATACCGACCAGCGAGATCGTGGTTGCTACCGGCGACGAAAGGGGCTTGGAGCAGATCGACGCCGAATACAAATTGGGCATTGCCGACCCGGCATGTCCAGTTAAATTCGTCATCACCCAGAAGGCGCTGGCCGAGGGCTGGGACTGCCCCTTCGCCTACATCCTGGTGAGCATGGCCTCGCTGTCGTCGGCCACGGCGGTGGAGCAGTTGCTCGGCCGCGTGCTGCGTCAACCCGGGGCCAGCCACCGGCAGGCCAAGGCGCTGAACCAGTCCTATGCCTTCGTGGTGTCACGAAACTTTGCCGAGACCGCGGGTGCGCTGCGAGACCGGCTGGTGGCGGGCGCGGGCTTCGAACGACGCGAGGTGACCGAGTTCGTCACTACGGCCAAAGCCGAGCAGGATCGGCTAGATCTGGAAGGTCACTCCGGGCGCGTCGTGGTTCGGCCGGTGGCGATCACGTTGACCGAGAAGCTCGACCTTAGAAGCGTGTCCAAGGCTGTCCGCGACAAGGTCAGCTGGGACGGCAAGCTCAATACGTTGACCATCAGTACGCCGCTGACCGAAGATGAAGCCGAGGTGCTCAAGGCGTCGGTCGCCAGCGAAGCCGCTGCGGTAGCCATCGTCGAAGCGGCCGAAGTAAGCCGCACCACGGCCATCGAGTTCTTTCAGACGCCCGCTGAACTGGGGGCGCGCTTTCGCGTGCCGCAGCTTGCTCTGCGCATGCAGGGTGAGCTCCAACTGTTCGACGACCCGGAGGTGCTCGACTACCCGTGGGACTTGTCGACGTACGACGCCGCGCCGAGCGGTGACGACATCACGGCGTTGGGCGCGGGCCTCAAGATCTCCGAGGGGGGAGAGATCGATGTCGATGCCGAGAGTGGCAAGGTCATTTCGCGCTTCCTGCCCGATCTGCAACGTGACCTTGGGCTGGTCTATCAGCCTGAGCACTGGGATGAGGTGCGCCTCGCAACATGGCTCTGCAAGAACCTGCCCGAGCCTTCACTCACCCATGCCAGCAAGCAAGCCTTCGTGGCCAAGTGGCTGACCGAACTTCTGCGCCGGGACGGCTTCACGCCGACCCGTGCCAATCTCCAGAAGTTCCTGCTGCGCGACCTGCTGGAGGCGCGCATACGTGACCTGCGCAGGCAGGCGGTCAGCAAGACGTTCCAGCAGGTACTGTTCGGTGACGATGCGGCATCGCGCGTCGCCGTGACCGATCAATACGCCTTCGAGTTCCAAGCGCAGGCCTACGCGCCCAGCCGTGACTACGACGGCCGTTTCGGGCGTTTCGACTTCCGGAAGCACTTCTATGGGCGCGTCGGCGATTTCGACAGCAAGGAGGAGTTCGAGTGCGCCTGCTGGCTGGACGTCCAAGCGCAGCAAGGACGCATCCAGTTCTGGGTGCGCAATCTCGTTCGGCGCGAAGGCAGTTCGTTCTTCCTGCAGAAGGCCAATGGGCGCTTCTACCCAGACTTCCTGTGTCAGCTGACGGGCACCGCAAACCAGCCCGGGCCGATCTTGGCCGTCGAATACAAGGGCGCGGACCGGTGGGTCACCGCGGACGATGACCGGCTGATCGGCGGCCTTTGGGCGGCCCTGTCCGAGGGGCGTTGCCGCTTCGTCATGGTCAAGGACAAGCGGTGGGAGTGGATCGAGGAGAAGCTGCCTCGTTCGCCAGTTCCAAAGAACTGA
- a CDS encoding ATP-binding protein gives MLEAPTLSLDFVADDSRVGFRLQRLEVLNWGTFDKRVWRYELDGRNGLLTGDIGSGKSTLVDAITTLLVPAHRVAYNKAAGADARERSLRSYVLGHYKSERNEVTGSAKPVALRDASSYSVILGVFRNEGYDQAVTLAQVFWLKDPQGQPARLFVATERVLAIADDFRGFGSDITVLRKKLRGAGCELFDSFPPYGAWFRRRFGIEHEQALELFHQTVSMKSVGNLTDFVRSHMLEPFDVGSRIEALIRHFDDLDRAHQAVLKAKRQVDLLTPLVEDGARHQALVANIKGWRDARDQLRPYFARLKGGLLDRRIGLLADDAARLDVQIERLDAQRETERIEVGRLERALRDNGGDRLQELAAEIRRLEQDKEQRQKKSDRFQALLARIDEAAPADEAGFLTQQQSIAQRAEGLRERIADLDNREREEDFAFRKGREEHTALSDEIESLQRRKSNIDAAQVRIRDALCAALAIGEDELPFAGELIQVREDERDWEGAAERLLRGFGLALLVPNAHYKTVADWVDRQHLGARLVYFHVRQRKASHGAGGASLHPQSLVRKLVIKPDSPHYEWLEQELRQRFDVACCDTGEQFRREARAITRAGQIKDPSGRHEKDDRSRIDDRGRYVLGWSNADKLRALRDQRLRLEERLATLGQRIAEIQQARKELQGRLETLARLEEFTRFADIDWMSLARQIAALTEERARLEAASDTLQELGRQLKAAQDRLADTERRRDEARDKRAEVATKHATAQDLRNQTVRIWDDAPLTEAQIELLDGWRSQALGEHQLSVESCDNREQEVRKWLQERIDAEDKRLARLTERIVNAMRGFKEEFKAETVEMDVSLAALPEYERMLAGLRSDDLPRFEARFKELLNVNTINEIANFNAQLARERETIKERVDFINQSLQAIDYNPGRYIKLVALPSPDAEIRDFQQDLRACTEGAMTGSADEQYSEAKFLQVKAIIDRFRGREGLSDADRRWTAKVTDVRNWFLFSASERWRADGAEHEHYSDSGGKSGGQKEKLAYTVLAASLAYQFGLEWGAVRSRSFRFVLIDEAFGRGSDESAQYGLRLFQQLNLQLLIVTPLQKIPIIEPFVASVGFVHNEGGRDSRLRCLSIEEYRTQKAKGMAEARADGDGAAP, from the coding sequence ATGCTTGAGGCGCCGACGCTCAGCCTGGACTTCGTGGCCGACGACAGCCGGGTGGGCTTTCGGCTGCAGCGGCTGGAAGTGCTGAACTGGGGCACCTTCGACAAGCGTGTCTGGCGCTACGAGCTCGACGGGCGCAACGGCCTGCTCACCGGCGACATCGGCTCGGGCAAGTCCACGCTGGTCGATGCCATCACCACCCTGCTCGTGCCGGCGCATCGTGTGGCCTACAACAAGGCGGCCGGGGCGGATGCCCGCGAGCGCTCCTTGCGCTCCTATGTGCTGGGCCACTACAAGAGCGAGCGCAACGAGGTCACGGGCAGCGCCAAGCCTGTGGCACTGCGCGATGCGTCGAGCTACTCGGTCATCCTCGGTGTCTTCCGCAACGAGGGCTACGACCAGGCCGTGACGCTGGCCCAAGTCTTCTGGCTGAAGGACCCGCAGGGCCAGCCCGCGCGCCTGTTCGTGGCCACCGAGCGGGTGCTTGCCATCGCCGATGACTTCCGCGGCTTCGGCAGCGACATCACCGTCCTGCGCAAGAAGCTGCGCGGCGCGGGCTGCGAGCTGTTCGACAGCTTCCCGCCTTACGGCGCTTGGTTCCGCCGTCGCTTCGGCATCGAGCACGAGCAGGCCTTGGAGCTGTTCCACCAGACCGTCTCGATGAAGTCGGTGGGCAACCTCACCGACTTCGTGCGCAGCCACATGCTGGAGCCCTTCGACGTGGGCAGCCGCATCGAGGCGCTGATCCGCCACTTCGATGACCTGGACCGCGCACATCAGGCCGTGCTCAAGGCCAAGCGGCAGGTGGACTTGCTGACGCCCCTGGTCGAGGACGGTGCGCGCCACCAGGCGCTGGTGGCCAACATCAAGGGCTGGCGGGATGCGCGCGACCAGCTCCGGCCGTACTTCGCCCGGCTCAAGGGCGGGCTGCTGGACCGCCGCATCGGCCTGCTGGCGGACGATGCCGCCCGGCTCGACGTGCAGATCGAGCGCCTGGACGCGCAGCGTGAGACCGAGCGCATTGAAGTCGGCCGTCTGGAGCGGGCCCTGCGAGACAACGGCGGTGATCGCCTGCAAGAGTTGGCGGCGGAGATCCGCCGTCTGGAACAGGACAAAGAGCAACGCCAGAAGAAGTCGGACCGCTTCCAAGCGCTGCTGGCCCGCATCGATGAGGCGGCACCGGCCGACGAAGCAGGCTTCCTCACCCAGCAGCAGAGCATTGCCCAGCGCGCCGAGGGATTGCGCGAACGCATTGCCGACCTGGACAACCGCGAGCGCGAGGAAGACTTTGCTTTCCGCAAGGGCCGTGAAGAGCACACCGCCTTGTCCGACGAGATCGAAAGTCTCCAACGGCGCAAGAGCAACATCGACGCCGCCCAGGTCCGCATCCGCGATGCGCTATGTGCGGCGCTGGCCATCGGTGAGGACGAACTGCCCTTCGCGGGCGAGCTCATCCAAGTGCGTGAAGACGAGCGCGATTGGGAAGGCGCCGCCGAACGGCTGCTGCGTGGCTTCGGTCTTGCGCTGCTGGTCCCGAACGCACACTACAAAACTGTTGCAGACTGGGTGGACCGCCAGCATCTGGGCGCCCGGCTGGTGTACTTCCATGTGCGGCAGAGGAAGGCCAGTCATGGCGCTGGCGGTGCCAGCCTGCATCCGCAGTCGTTGGTGCGAAAGCTTGTCATCAAACCGGATTCGCCGCACTACGAGTGGCTGGAGCAGGAACTTCGCCAACGCTTCGACGTCGCCTGCTGCGATACGGGCGAGCAGTTCCGTCGCGAGGCTCGCGCCATCACGCGCGCCGGTCAGATCAAGGACCCGAGCGGGCGACACGAGAAGGATGACCGCAGCCGCATCGACGACCGCGGCCGCTACGTGCTCGGCTGGAGTAACGCCGACAAGCTGCGTGCGTTGCGCGATCAGCGGCTGCGCCTGGAGGAAAGGTTGGCCACCTTGGGTCAACGGATCGCCGAGATTCAGCAGGCACGCAAGGAGCTACAGGGACGGCTGGAAACGCTCGCACGGCTGGAGGAGTTCACCCGATTCGCGGACATCGACTGGATGAGCCTGGCCCGCCAGATTGCCGCACTCACCGAGGAACGTGCACGGCTGGAAGCCGCATCGGACACGCTGCAGGAGCTCGGGCGTCAGCTCAAGGCGGCGCAAGACCGCCTCGCGGATACAGAACGCAGGCGCGACGAGGCTCGGGATAAGCGTGCAGAGGTCGCAACCAAGCATGCGACTGCGCAGGACCTGCGGAATCAGACGGTTCGCATTTGGGACGATGCGCCGCTGACCGAGGCGCAGATCGAGCTACTGGATGGCTGGCGCTCGCAAGCGCTGGGTGAGCATCAGCTGTCGGTTGAGTCCTGCGACAACCGCGAACAGGAGGTGCGCAAGTGGCTGCAGGAGCGCATCGACGCGGAGGACAAGCGCCTGGCCCGACTGACCGAGCGCATCGTCAACGCCATGCGCGGCTTCAAGGAGGAGTTCAAGGCCGAGACCGTCGAGATGGACGTGAGCCTGGCGGCGCTACCCGAGTACGAGCGGATGCTTGCCGGCTTGAGGAGCGACGACCTGCCGCGTTTCGAGGCCCGCTTCAAAGAGCTGCTCAACGTCAACACGATCAACGAGATCGCCAACTTCAACGCCCAGCTCGCCCGCGAGCGGGAGACGATCAAGGAGCGCGTCGACTTCATCAACCAGTCGCTCCAAGCCATCGACTACAACCCCGGCCGGTACATCAAGCTGGTGGCACTGCCCAGCCCGGATGCGGAGATCCGGGACTTTCAGCAGGACCTGCGGGCGTGCACCGAAGGTGCGATGACGGGCTCGGCGGACGAACAGTATTCGGAAGCCAAGTTCCTGCAGGTCAAGGCCATCATCGACCGCTTCCGGGGCCGCGAAGGACTGTCGGACGCTGACCGGCGCTGGACCGCCAAGGTCACCGACGTGCGCAACTGGTTCTTGTTCTCGGCCAGTGAGCGCTGGCGCGCCGACGGTGCCGAGCACGAACACTACTCGGACTCGGGCGGCAAGTCGGGCGGTCAGAAGGAGAAGCTGGCCTACACCGTGCTGGCTGCGAGCCTGGCCTACCAGTTCGGGCTGGAGTGGGGCGCCGTGCGTTCGCGGTCGTTCCGCTTCGTCCTTATCGACGAAGCTTTCGGTCGCGGGTCGGACGAGTCGGCGCAGTACGGGCTGCGCCTGTTCCAGCAGCTCAACCTGCAGTTGTTGATCGTCACGCCGCTGCAGAAAATCCCCATTATCGAGCCCT
- a CDS encoding DUF4194 domain-containing protein, giving the protein MNDALHENDPVETPPSALPAVPELSQLMVHLLKGVLYREDDERLWASLLRLQARVREQAAVLLLDLVLDEAEGHAFLKSRPDPDESEGAPRLPRLVARRPLSYPVSLMLALLRKRLAEFDAGGGDTRLVLSRDEIAELMRVFLPDGTNEARLIDQVDASITKVVDLGFLRRLKAATGPAHDRGHYEVRRILKAFVDAQWLAEFDARLAVYRTALSAALPESTDQVGASKGVPDA; this is encoded by the coding sequence ATGAACGACGCGCTGCACGAGAACGATCCGGTCGAGACCCCGCCCAGCGCGCTGCCGGCCGTGCCCGAGCTGTCGCAGCTGATGGTGCACCTGCTCAAGGGTGTGCTTTACCGCGAGGATGACGAGCGCCTATGGGCCAGCCTGCTGCGCCTGCAGGCGCGAGTCAGGGAACAGGCCGCCGTGCTGCTGCTCGACCTGGTGCTGGACGAGGCCGAGGGCCACGCCTTTCTGAAGAGCCGCCCGGACCCGGATGAGTCCGAGGGAGCGCCCCGCCTGCCTCGGCTCGTTGCACGCCGGCCGCTTTCCTACCCGGTGAGCCTGATGCTGGCGCTGCTGCGCAAGCGCCTGGCCGAGTTCGACGCCGGCGGTGGCGATACGCGGCTGGTGCTCTCCCGCGACGAGATCGCCGAGCTGATGCGGGTGTTTCTGCCCGATGGCACGAACGAGGCTCGGCTGATCGACCAGGTGGACGCGAGCATCACCAAGGTGGTCGATCTGGGGTTTTTGCGCCGGCTCAAGGCCGCCACCGGCCCTGCGCACGACCGAGGCCACTACGAGGTGCGGCGCATCCTGAAGGCCTTCGTGGACGCGCAGTGGCTGGCCGAGTTCGATGCGCGGTTGGCGGTCTACCGCACGGCGCTGTCCGCCGCGCTGCCCGAATCGACCGACCAGGTGGGGGCCAGCAAAGGAGTGCCCGATGCTTGA